In Limibacter armeniacum, a single window of DNA contains:
- a CDS encoding WG repeat-containing protein — translation MKFLKEISNKAKVACLLLVGGAIQPVIGQDNLVPLFSEDKQQYGYVYEHDSLSYIIDAKYEKASGFDNGKAVVKTDEGYLIIDERGRKLTRKPYDYIGWSNDLEGTLPTFYHGELMAFQQDGYWGLLNSKGKEVIKPLYHSFKKFVGGIAVVGIDNPNLGRKQYGAVSTDGNEVFPLVYDFIEPLLINPKLYKVGHYGVGGKRVERLFSADGKELIESDYDKITAFSNGLLCVVDKSGFKAVFDQKGKQVTPFKFTDVSEVRMPRYLVTNRHGRKGMLDVLSGKEVYQPIHKHISFSDSSYTVESFPEVTVANQTGKALYTLRYDSLRNVGENLFLYEIEGNQGVVNAKGEVIFYDEYEHVSDFVGGRSIVQKRGRYGVIDTEGNVVIPIVYNRIEREQENYFRVTNGHIDIFDKNGNNITKDRYPFIGKISSDMYLVQRDRKYGYLDRNFNEIVPLKFPDAEPFLGDYAVVNTGDYYGVINKQGKWVITPILDKLQSVSEGLFLFHDNEAWGTLTADGIEMYRSEGVELQVREGVVLSRFRGKYGLINDRGDECLPAIYDSISEVRDDHTVFMYKDGKRYFKYIYGKGVPKPDAYKQNDWIGEQTEGFAPVKMYGRYGFVDFLGRLRISARYEAVKQYSEGLAPIRLGNRWGYLNKEDQIILQPFYEEAQPFENGMAIIKKKGKYGVIRQDGSEVLQAKFDKIVPLPTGKWLVCEKKDRVGIYARNGMKGIYGKYDQVEDVGNDMVITLLDHQYGLDRIDGFSVIFPKYDLIKFNYFDNTFMLYKNEEPETVMIGVE, via the coding sequence ATGAAGTTTTTGAAGGAAATTAGCAATAAGGCTAAAGTGGCATGCCTGCTGTTGGTTGGAGGAGCAATTCAGCCAGTAATCGGACAGGATAATCTAGTACCACTTTTTTCAGAAGATAAACAACAGTACGGATACGTTTACGAGCACGATAGCTTGTCATATATCATTGATGCCAAGTACGAAAAAGCATCAGGTTTTGATAATGGGAAAGCAGTCGTAAAGACGGACGAAGGTTATCTGATTATTGATGAGCGGGGGCGTAAACTGACCCGTAAACCTTATGATTATATAGGTTGGAGCAATGACCTGGAAGGTACTTTACCTACTTTTTATCATGGGGAATTGATGGCCTTCCAACAGGATGGCTATTGGGGACTGCTCAATAGCAAAGGCAAAGAAGTAATAAAACCTCTCTATCATTCATTCAAAAAATTTGTTGGCGGCATAGCAGTAGTTGGGATTGATAATCCTAATCTAGGCAGAAAGCAATATGGCGCAGTCAGTACGGACGGTAACGAGGTGTTTCCATTGGTTTATGACTTTATAGAGCCCTTGCTGATTAACCCGAAGCTTTACAAAGTGGGGCATTACGGTGTTGGAGGTAAGCGTGTTGAAAGGTTATTTAGTGCTGACGGCAAAGAACTGATCGAGAGTGACTATGATAAGATTACCGCATTTTCTAATGGCTTGCTTTGTGTCGTAGATAAGAGTGGCTTTAAAGCAGTATTTGATCAGAAGGGAAAACAAGTTACACCGTTCAAGTTTACGGATGTTTCAGAGGTGAGAATGCCTCGATACTTGGTGACGAACCGCCATGGGCGTAAAGGTATGTTGGATGTGTTGAGCGGTAAGGAAGTTTACCAACCAATACATAAGCATATCTCGTTTTCAGATAGTAGCTATACAGTTGAATCATTTCCAGAAGTAACTGTCGCAAACCAAACTGGTAAGGCTCTTTATACTTTGCGTTATGATAGCTTGAGAAACGTGGGAGAAAACCTTTTCCTGTATGAAATAGAAGGGAATCAAGGAGTAGTAAATGCAAAGGGAGAAGTCATATTTTATGATGAGTATGAACATGTAAGTGACTTTGTAGGAGGAAGAAGCATTGTTCAGAAAAGAGGAAGGTATGGTGTGATCGATACGGAGGGGAATGTGGTTATTCCAATCGTCTATAACCGTATCGAACGAGAGCAAGAAAACTACTTTCGAGTGACCAACGGCCATATTGATATTTTTGATAAAAACGGTAATAACATAACAAAAGATCGTTACCCGTTTATTGGTAAAATTTCATCTGACATGTACTTGGTACAGCGGGACAGAAAGTACGGATACTTGGATCGTAATTTCAATGAGATTGTCCCTTTGAAGTTCCCTGATGCAGAACCATTTTTAGGGGATTACGCAGTTGTCAATACAGGTGATTATTACGGAGTTATCAATAAACAAGGTAAGTGGGTTATCACACCAATATTGGATAAACTTCAAAGCGTGTCAGAAGGGTTGTTCCTATTCCACGATAATGAAGCTTGGGGTACGCTTACAGCAGATGGAATTGAAATGTATCGTTCCGAAGGTGTAGAACTTCAAGTTAGAGAAGGAGTGGTTTTGAGTCGTTTCAGAGGGAAATATGGCTTGATCAATGACCGTGGGGATGAATGCCTGCCTGCTATTTATGATTCAATATCTGAAGTAAGGGATGACCATACAGTATTTATGTACAAGGATGGGAAGCGCTATTTCAAATACATTTATGGTAAAGGAGTTCCTAAGCCCGATGCATACAAGCAGAATGATTGGATTGGAGAACAGACGGAAGGGTTTGCACCAGTGAAAATGTATGGTAGATACGGTTTTGTTGACTTTTTGGGGAGATTGAGAATATCTGCTCGTTATGAGGCTGTAAAGCAATATTCAGAAGGCTTGGCACCAATCAGACTGGGAAACAGGTGGGGATACCTTAATAAAGAAGACCAAATCATTTTACAACCTTTTTATGAAGAAGCTCAGCCATTTGAAAATGGTATGGCAATCATTAAGAAAAAAGGGAAGTACGGTGTGATTCGTCAGGATGGCTCAGAAGTGTTACAAGCCAAGTTTGACAAAATTGTTCCATTACCAACAGGTAAGTGGTTGGTTTGTGAGAAGAAAGACAGAGTAGGGATTTATGCCAGAAATGGGATGAAAGGTATTTACGGAAAATACGATCAGGTTGAAGATGTCGGAAACGATATGGTGATTACCTTGCTGGATCACCAGTATGGTCTTGATAGGATAGATGGTTTTTCGGTGATTTTCCCGAAATATGATCTCATCAAATTCAACTATTTTGACAATACCTTTATGCTTTATAAAAACGAGGAACCTGAAACGGTCATGATAGGGGTAGAATAG
- a CDS encoding T9SS type A sorting domain-containing protein, with protein MTNTFSRSLFVFACLLITSTSFSQQIQRCITDEVHQQLIDKKQAVDMQLFSEWLSKKSTNLRTTNEPINFIKNIPVIVHVVHNGESVGQGSNISEEQVISQLHALNQDYNRLNPDATQTPSEFRSVASNTGIEFKLAVIDPDGNLLSEPGIHRMKGSRADWGQSTVESELMPNYNWDADHYLNIWVVNMSNPNFLGLAFYPTSEEIEGLGQNDGLDFSTSTRDGVIIHYEVFGNNRDGEYPNLRTIYDLGRTTTHEVGHWLGLLHTWGASNGCNNDDYCDDTPLISESNSNILTNCNVSASTCAEESNFESAMFQNFMDYTGDACMNLFTDCQRVRMMDVLEFARPSIGAGVPQETPALTIDASGNTIELSWTTSTEANVVYVLERSLNNYDFEVVTFGKGFSSYNDAIAEADQDQYFYRVYAVNQNGFSKSSNIANVIGRVPDVIVGIEDGEISSKDIQVYPNPATNKIINIISDAVTTEACLLEIFDLRGQSILSQYSNSDTPFLNETLDVSALRDGIYLLRVSNRHGTATKKIMVGNL; from the coding sequence ATGACAAACACATTTTCCCGCTCACTGTTTGTATTCGCTTGCTTATTAATTACTTCTACAAGTTTCAGCCAGCAAATCCAACGTTGTATCACTGATGAAGTTCATCAACAACTTATCGATAAAAAACAGGCGGTAGATATGCAGCTCTTCTCGGAGTGGCTATCCAAAAAAAGCACTAATCTCCGAACGACAAATGAGCCAATTAATTTCATTAAAAACATTCCTGTTATTGTTCATGTCGTTCACAATGGAGAGTCAGTAGGACAAGGTAGCAATATATCCGAAGAGCAGGTTATCTCTCAGCTACATGCCCTCAATCAGGATTACAACAGGCTAAATCCTGATGCTACACAAACACCATCTGAGTTCAGGAGTGTTGCTTCCAATACAGGAATAGAATTCAAGCTTGCTGTAATAGATCCTGATGGTAACTTGCTCTCAGAGCCTGGCATCCACCGAATGAAAGGTTCGAGAGCAGATTGGGGGCAAAGTACTGTCGAAAGTGAACTAATGCCTAATTATAATTGGGATGCAGACCACTATCTCAATATATGGGTTGTCAATATGAGTAATCCGAATTTCTTGGGTCTCGCATTTTATCCTACATCAGAAGAAATTGAAGGCCTTGGTCAAAATGACGGATTGGATTTCAGTACCAGTACCCGAGATGGCGTCATCATCCACTATGAAGTATTTGGCAATAACCGTGACGGCGAATACCCGAACCTAAGAACCATCTATGACCTTGGCAGAACCACTACACATGAAGTAGGGCACTGGCTAGGCTTGCTACATACTTGGGGTGCTAGCAATGGTTGTAACAATGATGATTACTGTGACGATACACCTTTAATCAGTGAAAGCAACTCCAATATTTTAACCAACTGTAATGTAAGTGCTTCCACTTGTGCTGAAGAATCTAACTTTGAGAGTGCCATGTTCCAAAACTTCATGGACTATACTGGAGATGCCTGCATGAACCTGTTCACTGATTGCCAACGCGTTAGAATGATGGATGTTCTTGAATTTGCCCGCCCATCCATTGGCGCAGGCGTACCTCAGGAAACTCCTGCTCTTACAATCGATGCCAGTGGAAATACTATTGAACTCTCATGGACAACTTCTACCGAAGCGAATGTGGTATATGTATTGGAAAGGAGCTTGAACAACTACGATTTTGAGGTCGTAACTTTCGGCAAAGGGTTTTCCTCTTACAATGATGCTATTGCTGAAGCTGATCAAGATCAATACTTCTACAGGGTTTATGCAGTAAATCAGAATGGGTTTTCAAAGTCTTCAAACATTGCCAATGTTATTGGTAGAGTACCTGATGTTATCGTTGGTATTGAAGATGGTGAGATCTCATCCAAGGATATTCAGGTGTATCCTAACCCTGCAACAAACAAGATTATTAATATAATATCTGATGCTGTGACTACAGAGGCTTGCTTGCTTGAGATATTTGACCTGAGAGGACAATCTATCCTTAGTCAATACAGTAACAGCGATACTCCTTTCTTAAATGAAACATTGGATGTCTCAGCCCTTCGAGATGGCATATACCTGTTAAGAGTCAGTAACCGACATGGTACGGCTACCAAAAAAATCATGGTAGGAAACCTTTAA
- a CDS encoding ATP-binding protein, translated as MDETLDEVVYVNNAFSALWRTSADYLKRNPLSWISFSSHATQQFTKAVNSALLNQNKGSITTVFKGEQEVQIEVYAIQHKGHSAKNILIITNLMHTASLPLPQLNQLGIGRWEFSMSSLSLDWTGELFDFLDVPSSKRNSQLEVFQFMEKGTMKRLKQCSLKALKDNTAFSFELKAKTASGNEKWVRIVGESYLKLEGLLWKGYYQDISHEKAMEERLDMVITSTNIGTWEWNLHDKTISCDQRAQYILGIDQEKLTLDELMLILKSTPPWKSAAVQPNGKGTFELRIAHQKKGERLLEGNFLTKPNTGEGPQKILGYVQDITDKREQEQKQEQAMTNIKETSQAKEDFLATVSHELRNPLNAVLGMTYLLMNEPLSTSQLEKLNVLKLSAEQLMGLTNDVLDLNRITSGKVSLEKEPFSIKELFGGIKQGASLKAKEKGVDLNVRLVGTVPELVVGDQVRLKQILDNLVTNAIKFTEQGKVTVEVKVLADHDNTVELLFSVTDTGIGISASQQQQIFERYVQVSEERTHKVGGAGLGLAITKQLVELFEGSIEVESQLGEGTRFDIRLELEKGTVDQDSDDTYSDDILLLTKSLNGVRILVVEDNKMNSLVVTSFLNNWDAEIDYASNGKEALHKIRQKDFDIVLMDLQMPDMDGYQVTEHIKNMEGGSFSNLSVIALTASSWTEVEKRRKSTVGFDDYLQKPFVPEQLYNKLAKYAAHKINKETQKRNGSVKEKTLEMINLQGVLDMSNGEPTFLKHFLDTMPRTLEYFLVDYQHAVQNRNYDKLLKLEKRIRSTIDLLEFHSLDEEIVATKILLQSEHSKTKPLKVIQERVEHICKQVIALLKEESKHF; from the coding sequence ATGGATGAAACCCTCGATGAGGTAGTTTATGTCAATAATGCCTTCAGTGCTTTATGGAGAACCTCTGCAGATTATCTAAAACGCAACCCCTTGTCTTGGATTTCATTTTCCAGTCACGCCACCCAGCAATTCACCAAAGCAGTAAATTCAGCACTTCTTAATCAGAATAAGGGCAGTATCACAACTGTTTTTAAGGGGGAGCAAGAGGTGCAGATTGAAGTTTATGCAATCCAGCATAAAGGCCATTCAGCGAAAAATATTCTGATTATTACAAACCTGATGCATACAGCTTCATTGCCATTACCACAATTAAACCAGTTGGGTATAGGCAGATGGGAGTTTAGTATGTCCTCTTTATCTCTGGATTGGACAGGTGAGTTGTTTGACTTTTTGGATGTACCTTCTTCTAAAAGAAACAGTCAGTTAGAGGTGTTTCAGTTTATGGAAAAGGGCACGATGAAACGCCTGAAACAATGTTCTCTAAAGGCACTGAAAGATAATACTGCATTTAGCTTTGAGCTGAAAGCTAAAACAGCATCGGGAAATGAAAAGTGGGTGAGAATTGTAGGGGAAAGCTACCTAAAGTTGGAAGGTCTTCTTTGGAAAGGTTATTACCAGGATATCAGCCATGAAAAAGCCATGGAAGAACGGCTTGATATGGTGATCACTTCGACCAATATTGGAACGTGGGAGTGGAATTTACATGATAAAACCATTTCATGTGACCAAAGAGCTCAGTATATTTTAGGTATAGATCAAGAAAAGCTCACTTTGGATGAGCTGATGCTTATACTGAAGTCAACGCCACCATGGAAGTCGGCGGCAGTACAGCCTAACGGAAAAGGTACCTTTGAGTTGCGAATAGCCCATCAGAAAAAGGGTGAAAGATTGCTTGAAGGGAATTTTCTAACCAAACCAAATACTGGAGAAGGCCCACAAAAGATATTAGGGTATGTGCAGGACATCACAGATAAGCGGGAACAGGAACAGAAGCAAGAACAGGCGATGACCAATATAAAAGAAACCTCTCAAGCTAAGGAAGACTTTTTGGCAACGGTCAGTCATGAGTTGCGTAATCCGCTGAATGCTGTTTTGGGGATGACGTACCTGTTGATGAACGAACCTTTGAGTACAAGTCAGTTGGAAAAACTGAATGTACTGAAATTGTCTGCTGAACAGCTGATGGGCCTGACTAATGATGTTCTTGATTTAAATAGGATAACATCAGGTAAGGTGAGTCTGGAGAAGGAGCCTTTTAGTATTAAGGAACTTTTTGGTGGCATAAAGCAAGGAGCCTCTTTAAAAGCCAAAGAAAAGGGAGTTGACCTGAATGTAAGATTGGTTGGCACTGTGCCTGAGTTGGTAGTTGGTGATCAGGTGAGGCTTAAGCAGATTTTGGATAATTTGGTAACCAATGCGATAAAGTTTACAGAACAGGGGAAAGTAACTGTAGAGGTAAAAGTATTGGCTGACCATGATAATACGGTTGAGCTATTATTTTCTGTGACTGACACTGGTATTGGGATTTCAGCATCTCAACAACAGCAAATATTTGAAAGGTATGTTCAGGTGTCAGAAGAACGTACCCATAAAGTAGGAGGAGCAGGGCTTGGCTTGGCCATTACCAAACAATTGGTTGAGCTTTTTGAAGGCTCAATTGAGGTAGAGAGTCAACTGGGAGAAGGAACTCGTTTTGACATTAGGCTTGAGCTGGAAAAAGGAACGGTAGACCAGGATTCAGACGATACATACAGCGATGATATTTTGCTGCTTACCAAGAGCCTGAATGGGGTGAGAATCCTAGTGGTGGAAGATAATAAGATGAATAGTCTGGTAGTTACCAGTTTTCTTAATAACTGGGACGCTGAAATCGACTATGCATCCAATGGTAAGGAGGCTTTACATAAGATTAGACAAAAAGATTTTGATATAGTTCTGATGGACTTGCAAATGCCCGATATGGATGGCTATCAGGTGACGGAACATATCAAGAATATGGAAGGTGGAAGCTTTTCTAACCTTTCTGTGATTGCATTGACTGCATCCTCATGGACAGAGGTGGAAAAGCGCCGTAAGTCCACAGTTGGGTTTGATGACTATTTGCAGAAGCCATTTGTGCCGGAGCAGCTTTACAACAAGTTAGCTAAATACGCGGCACATAAAATCAATAAGGAAACACAAAAGCGGAATGGCTCTGTCAAAGAGAAAACCCTTGAAATGATTAACCTTCAGGGTGTTCTCGATATGTCAAATGGAGAACCTACTTTTCTAAAGCACTTCCTTGATACGATGCCTCGTACCTTGGAGTACTTTCTGGTAGATTATCAGCATGCTGTTCAGAACCGCAACTATGATAAGCTACTGAAACTGGAGAAGAGAATTCGTTCAACCATTGATTTGCTGGAATTCCATAGCTTAGATGAGGAGATTGTAGCTACGAAAATTTTGCTGCAGAGCGAGCATTCAAAAACGAAACCTTTAAAGGTCATTCAGGAGCGGGTTGAGCATATATGCAAACAGGTAATCGCCTTACTGAAAGAAGAGAGCAAGCACTTCTGA
- the pyrH gene encoding UMP kinase, with translation MKYKRILLKLSGEALMGDQQYGIDPTRLEQYANEIKKVVDKGLEVAIVIGGGNIFRGMQADRIGIDRVQGDHMGMLATCINGMALQSSLEQQGVYTRLMSGIQMDKVCEPFIRRRAVRHLEKGRVVIFSAGTGSPFFTTDSAASLRAIEIEADVVLKGTRVDGIYTADPEKDPKAVKLEELSFEEVLRKDLKVMDMTAFTLCRENKLPIVVFDMNKPDNLIRLVEGANIGTTVS, from the coding sequence ATGAAATATAAAAGGATCCTTCTGAAACTTAGCGGTGAGGCGCTAATGGGTGATCAACAGTACGGTATTGACCCAACACGTCTTGAGCAATACGCAAATGAGATCAAGAAAGTAGTAGATAAAGGACTGGAAGTTGCCATTGTAATTGGAGGTGGTAACATTTTCAGGGGTATGCAGGCTGATCGTATCGGCATTGATCGTGTACAAGGAGACCACATGGGTATGTTGGCGACTTGTATCAACGGTATGGCACTTCAGAGCTCTTTGGAGCAGCAAGGTGTTTATACAAGATTGATGTCTGGTATTCAGATGGATAAAGTCTGTGAACCATTTATCAGAAGACGTGCTGTACGTCACCTTGAAAAAGGTAGAGTAGTGATTTTCAGTGCTGGAACAGGTAGCCCGTTCTTTACAACTGACTCTGCAGCAAGTTTGAGAGCTATTGAAATTGAGGCAGATGTAGTATTGAAAGGAACAAGAGTGGACGGTATTTATACAGCCGACCCTGAAAAGGATCCAAAAGCAGTGAAGCTGGAAGAGCTTTCATTTGAAGAAGTGCTGAGAAAAGACCTGAAGGTAATGGATATGACAGCCTTCACACTTTGCCGTGAAAACAAGCTGCCAATTGTTGTATTTGATATGAACAAGCCTGATAACCTGATTAGATTGGTTGAGGGGGCAAATATCGGTACAACGGTATCATAA